A genome region from Streptomyces pratensis includes the following:
- a CDS encoding regulator: MSERPPQRTPNRRLAALIAEAGFSHAGLARRVDQLGLEHGLDLRYDKTSVTRWLRGQQPRGTTPALIAEVFTRRLGRRLSAQDLGLDACAPVYAGLEFAATPAEAVDIVSGLWRKDSGSHAELRKIAFTPAGLVVPSRDWLIGRPDEWVGRGVPPDRANGTAGLPSPRFPAGAQGPLAPHALHRSNGAGTLQAPGAPATTHGAGVPVVRAGGTRGPGSSRPPSPAAPPLGVPRQRQTDRGTGQRVGSGDVAALRSVGELFRTLDNAYGGGHARQALVRYLEHEAEPMLRGSYGEALGRRLFSAAADLTRLAGWTSYDIAAHGLAQRYFVQALRLAQAAGDRAYGAFVLVTMSRQAVYLGHGREAVQLARVAHQGIGSSAPPVVMALLHSVEARGHGVLGETRACVAALMRAERALGSSRPGDDVPHWARWFDEAQLADEFGHCHRDLQQYRVAAQHAERSLQLRAPAYARSRLFCRVVLASARLGLGELDQACLLGAEAAQQAAEMRSVRATEYVRDFERRLEPYRDAVAVRGYRDRVAALG, from the coding sequence ATGTCGGAACGACCTCCGCAGCGCACCCCGAACCGGCGGCTCGCTGCTCTCATCGCGGAGGCAGGGTTCTCCCACGCGGGCCTGGCCCGCAGGGTGGACCAGCTCGGCCTCGAACACGGGCTCGACCTGCGATACGACAAGACCTCGGTGACCCGCTGGCTGCGCGGCCAGCAGCCCCGGGGCACCACCCCCGCGCTGATCGCCGAGGTCTTCACGAGACGGCTCGGGCGCCGGCTCTCCGCGCAGGACCTGGGCCTGGACGCGTGTGCGCCCGTCTACGCCGGTCTGGAGTTCGCGGCGACGCCCGCCGAGGCCGTCGACATCGTCAGCGGGCTGTGGCGCAAGGACTCCGGCAGCCATGCGGAACTGCGCAAGATCGCGTTCACACCCGCCGGGCTGGTCGTCCCCAGCAGGGACTGGCTGATCGGGCGGCCCGACGAATGGGTCGGCAGGGGTGTGCCGCCGGACCGCGCGAACGGCACCGCCGGCCTGCCCTCACCGCGTTTCCCCGCCGGGGCCCAGGGGCCCCTGGCCCCGCACGCGCTGCACCGGAGCAACGGGGCCGGAACCCTTCAGGCACCCGGCGCCCCCGCCACGACGCACGGGGCGGGCGTCCCGGTCGTCCGGGCCGGCGGCACCCGAGGGCCCGGCTCCTCACGACCGCCCTCTCCCGCGGCGCCGCCCCTCGGCGTCCCGCGCCAGCGGCAGACCGACAGGGGTACGGGCCAGCGCGTCGGCAGCGGCGACGTCGCCGCCCTGCGCTCGGTGGGCGAGCTGTTCCGCACCCTGGACAACGCCTACGGCGGAGGCCACGCCAGGCAGGCGCTCGTCCGGTACCTGGAACACGAGGCCGAGCCCATGCTCCGCGGGAGTTACGGCGAGGCACTGGGCAGACGGCTGTTCTCCGCGGCGGCGGATCTGACCCGGCTGGCCGGATGGACCTCGTACGACATCGCCGCGCACGGTCTCGCCCAGCGCTACTTCGTCCAGGCGCTCCGGCTCGCGCAGGCCGCCGGGGACCGGGCGTACGGCGCCTTCGTGCTGGTCACGATGAGCAGGCAGGCGGTCTACCTCGGACACGGCAGGGAGGCCGTCCAGCTCGCACGCGTCGCCCACCAGGGCATCGGCTCCTCCGCACCCCCCGTCGTCATGGCCCTGCTGCACTCCGTCGAGGCGCGCGGACACGGCGTCCTCGGTGAGACCAGGGCCTGCGTCGCCGCGCTCATGCGGGCGGAACGCGCGCTGGGGAGCTCCCGTCCAGGGGACGACGTGCCGCACTGGGCCCGCTGGTTCGACGAGGCCCAGCTCGCCGACGAGTTCGGCCACTGCCACCGCGACCTGCAGCAGTACCGCGTCGCCGCCCAGCACGCCGAGCGCTCGCTCCAGCTGCGCGCACCGGCCTACGCCCGGAGCAGGCTCTTCTGCCGGGTGGTGCTCGCCTCCGCGCGGCTCGGGCTCGGGGAGCTGGACCAGGCCTGCCTGCTGGGCGCCGAGGCGGCCCAGCAGGCGGCGGAGATGCGTTCGGTGCGCGCGACGGAGTACGTACGGGACTTCGAGCGCCGCCTGGAGCCGTACAGGGACGCGGTCGCCGTGCGTGGATACCGCGACCGGGTCGCCGCGCTGGGCTGA
- the lipB gene encoding lipoyl(octanoyl) transferase LipB has product MSELRFVRLGFGEERVDYQEAWQKQREVHAARFEDTVPDTCLLLEHPPVYTAGRRTTESERPLDGTPVVDVDRGGKITWHGPGQLVGYPILKLPRPVDVVAHVRRLEDALIRTAAEFGVETSRVEGRSGVWVLGDPVEDRPALGGLSLDFDPRLHDEEFDPRLNGPEYAPSNAGQRREDRKLAAIGIRVAKGVTMHGFALNVNPDNTWFDRIVPCGIRDAGVTSLSYELGREVTIAEILPVAERHLRDVLENAELAPRAVGTPEPARAAAPA; this is encoded by the coding sequence GTGAGTGAGCTGCGGTTCGTCCGTCTGGGATTCGGCGAGGAACGGGTCGACTACCAGGAGGCCTGGCAGAAGCAGCGCGAGGTCCATGCCGCCCGGTTCGAGGACACCGTCCCCGACACCTGCCTGCTCCTCGAGCACCCGCCCGTCTACACGGCGGGACGGCGTACCACCGAGAGCGAACGCCCGCTGGACGGCACCCCCGTCGTCGACGTCGACCGCGGCGGGAAGATCACCTGGCACGGTCCCGGACAGCTCGTCGGCTACCCGATCCTGAAGCTGCCCCGTCCGGTGGACGTGGTCGCCCATGTCCGTCGCCTCGAGGACGCGCTGATCCGCACGGCCGCCGAGTTCGGCGTGGAGACCAGCCGGGTCGAGGGACGCAGCGGCGTCTGGGTCCTCGGCGACCCGGTCGAGGACCGCCCCGCGCTCGGAGGGCTCTCGCTCGACTTCGACCCCCGGCTGCACGACGAGGAGTTCGACCCCCGGCTGAACGGCCCCGAGTACGCGCCGTCCAACGCCGGTCAGCGCCGCGAGGACCGCAAGCTCGCCGCGATCGGCATCCGGGTCGCCAAGGGCGTGACCATGCACGGCTTCGCGCTGAACGTGAACCCGGACAACACCTGGTTCGACAGGATCGTGCCGTGCGGCATCCGGGACGCGGGCGTGACCTCGCTCTCGTACGAACTGGGCCGCGAGGTCACCATCGCCGAGATCCTCCCGGTCGCGGAGAGACACCTGAGGGACGTCCTGGAGAACGCGGAGCTCGCACCGCGCGCCGTCGGGACCCCGGAGCCCGCGAGGGCAGCGGCCCCGGCCTGA
- the lipA gene encoding lipoyl synthase — protein sequence MSGVAPDGRKMLRLEVRNSQTPIERKPEWIKTRAKMGPEYTKMQALVKGEGLHTVCQEAGCPNIYECWEDREATFLIGGDQCTRRCDFCQIDTGKPQALDRDEPRRVGESVVTMDLNYATITGVARDDLEDGGAWLYAETVRQIHAQTAGRESGATKVELLIPDFNAEPEQLAEVFSSRPQVLAHNVETVPRIFKRIRPGFRYERSLEVITRAREAGLVTKSNLILGMGETREEVSEALQDLHDAGCELITITQYLRPSARHHPVERWVKPHEFVELKDEADAIGYSGVMSGPLVRSSYRAGRLFQQAMERRGATAAAAPAV from the coding sequence GTGTCCGGTGTCGCACCCGACGGGCGCAAGATGCTGCGCCTGGAGGTCCGAAACAGCCAGACCCCCATCGAGCGCAAGCCCGAGTGGATCAAAACCCGGGCGAAGATGGGCCCCGAGTACACGAAGATGCAGGCGCTCGTCAAGGGCGAGGGTCTGCACACCGTGTGCCAGGAGGCCGGCTGTCCGAACATCTACGAATGCTGGGAAGACCGCGAGGCCACTTTCCTCATCGGCGGCGACCAGTGCACCCGGCGCTGCGACTTCTGCCAGATCGACACGGGGAAGCCGCAGGCGCTGGACCGTGACGAGCCCCGCCGCGTCGGCGAGTCCGTCGTCACCATGGACCTGAACTACGCCACGATCACCGGCGTCGCACGGGACGACCTGGAGGACGGCGGCGCGTGGCTCTACGCGGAGACCGTCCGCCAGATCCACGCCCAGACCGCCGGACGCGAGAGCGGCGCCACGAAGGTGGAGCTGCTCATCCCCGACTTCAACGCGGAGCCCGAGCAGCTCGCCGAGGTCTTCTCCTCGCGCCCGCAGGTGCTCGCGCACAACGTCGAGACGGTCCCGCGCATCTTCAAGCGGATCCGCCCCGGCTTCCGTTACGAGCGCTCCCTGGAGGTCATCACGCGGGCCCGTGAGGCCGGCCTGGTGACGAAGTCCAACCTGATCCTCGGCATGGGCGAGACCCGTGAGGAGGTCAGCGAGGCGCTCCAGGACCTGCATGACGCGGGTTGCGAGCTCATCACGATTACGCAGTACCTCCGGCCCTCCGCGCGCCACCACCCCGTCGAGCGCTGGGTGAAGCCGCACGAGTTCGTGGAGCTGAAGGACGAGGCCGACGCGATCGGTTACTCCGGCGTCATGTCGGGGCCGCTGGTGCGGTCCTCGTACCGCGCGGGACGCCTCTTCCAGCAGGCGATGGAGCGGCGCGGTGCGACCGCCGCTGCCGCACCGGCCGTGTGA